In Leptodactylus fuscus isolate aLepFus1 chromosome 2, aLepFus1.hap2, whole genome shotgun sequence, one genomic interval encodes:
- the LOC142196192 gene encoding type-1 angiotensin II receptor B-like — protein MDLLSTNASTRSLQVIYHTPSAVGQTNCSHLKSGDTYHFVLIPSLYMLIFIIGIFGNIIIVVGLTCCLHKKSVANIYIVNLAIADLLFVATLPLWAVDLSGNYKWIFGSAMCKFCAAISSVNMYASIFLLTCLSIDRYFGIVRPMESLKNRTLTKAKMITLLIWVSAFVMSIPAMYFRQTYYSYHFKHIVCGMRYPPNSVFWPIFVDSMKYVVGFVLPFTIQGICYYMIYTIILKSSKNKVKKTKSDKILKVVLSMVLAFLICWLPLHIMNIFKLLGRFGIITNCGTIHTINVLIPFTICIAFSNSCINPILYYFASNRFRNQLVKSLKGSLYGASK, from the coding sequence ATGGATTTATTATCTACAAATGCATCCACAAGATCACTTCAGGTTATATAtcatacccccagtgctgttggcCAGACCAACTGCTCGCATCTGAAAAGTGGCGACACCTATCATTTTGTTCTTATTCCCTCACTGTATATGCTCATCTTCATAATAGGGATTTTTGGAAACATTATCATAGTAGTAGGCCTTACCTGTTGTCTCCACAAAAAGTCAGTGGCCAATATTTACATAGTGAACCTGGCTATTGCTGACTTGCTTTTTGTTGCCACATTGCCACTCTGGGCAGTGGATCTTTCAGGGAATTACAAGTGGATCTTTGGTTCTGCAATGTGCAAATTCTGTGCTGCAATTTCTTCAGTGAACATGTATGCCAGCATTTTCCTGCTTACTTGCCTCAGTATAGATCGCTACTTCGGGATTGTGCGTCCAATGGAGTCTCTCAAAAACCGGACTCTTACCAAAGCCAAAATGATCACCCTTCTTATTTGGGTTTCAGCGTTTGTGATGAGCATCCCCGCAATGTACTTCCGGCAGACTTACTATTCCTACCATTTTAAGCACATTGTCTGTGGCATGAGGTATCCACCCAACAGCGTTTTTTGGCCAATATTTGTGGATTCAATGAAGTATGTGGTTGGATTTGTGCTACCTTTTACTATACAAGGAATCTGttattatatgatatatacaaTCATTCTGAAGTCTTCAAAAAATAAGGTAAAGAAAACCAAAAGTGACAAAATTCTAAAGGTAGTGTTGTCAATGGTGCTGGCATTTCTGATCTGCTGGCTGCCGCTGCACATTATGAACATCTTCAAGTTGTTAGGTCGCTTTGGAATCATTACAAACTGCGGCACCATTCACACAATAAATGTCTTAATACCATTCACTATTTGCATTGCCTTTTCCAATAGTTGCATCAATCCTATTCTTTACTATTTTGCCAGCAACAGATTCCGAAACCAACTTGTAAAATCATTAAAAGGATCATTATATGGGGCTTCAAAGTAA